ACCCAATCTATCGGGAAGTGGTGCGAGATTTCTTTCTTAATAGCCAATTCCGTCGTGATATTTTTAGTCGAGGCTCCTTAGGTTTAACCCTCCAAGAACAGGTTAAACAACTAGAAGAAACTCGGTTTGCCATGATTGTTAATCCCGCAATTATCAAGTTCGAGCATCAGTTTCCCGTGGGAGAAGTTAAGTTACAGGAGACAGTTTATCAGCCAATTTGTGAAGTTTTGGCGGAATCTCCCCAAACTTTACTGCAACTAAAAAATCACCCCAAAACCTCAAATATTAACTTAAATGGTCTTTCCCAAGCTCTGATGATTTTAACTGGTATTGGCTATATTCATCCTGCTGTGGATGAGCAAACTTGCCAACAACGGAAACCATCTACTGATGCTTTTAATAATGCAGTGAAAGCGAAAGCAGTCTATAGTGAGGAATTAAGCTTTTTAGCTTCTCCTTTGATTGGGACTGGAGTAGTGGTCAATCGTTTAGAACAATTATTCCTCTTGGCTAAATCCTATAACCAAGATGCAGTACAATTTGTTTGGCAAAATTTGGCAAGTCAAGGCAAAAAAGTGGTTAAAGATGGGAAACCTTTGGAAACAGAGGAGGAAAATATTACGGTTCTTCCGAACTTACACTGTGGAAAATTCCCCAAGCTCCCTCTCTGTCCAGCAATGCTCTAAAGTTGATAAATATCAATCTAACAAAAACTCAAAGCCCTATTATACAAGCTTTACAAGTATGAGTTGTTGATAGTTTGACATGACAGGTTCGGTAGAGCCAATATTACTCATCTGAAAACAGTGTACGAGGAGTTTAGTCAAGGACGTTTACTAACATTGCAAAAACTGGGTATTGAGTAAATACTAAGTAAGTAATCTCATTGTAATCGGCTACTTAGATAGGTGGTGCGTTACGACGGATTGTTACTTTCAAGTCAAAGCAGTAATTTTTGCCGTTACGTTTTACTACTTAGTGGTGCGTTACGACGGTTTGTTACTTTCAAGTCAAAGCAGTAATTTTTGCCGTTACGTTTTACTACTTAGTGGTGCGTTACGACGGTTTGTTACTTTCAAGTCAAAGCAGTAATTTTTGCCGTTACGTTTTACTACTTAGTGGTGCGTTACGACGGTTTGTTACTTTCAAGTCAAAGCAGTAATTTTTGCCGTTACGTTTTACTACTTAGTGGTGCGTTACGACGGTTTGTTACTTTCAAGTCAAAGCAGTAATTTTTGCCGTTACGTTTTACTACTTAGTGGTGCGTTACGACGGATTGTTACTTTCAAGTCAAAGCAGTAATTTTTGCCGTTACGTTTTACTACTTAGTGGTGCGTTACGACGGTTTGTTACTTTCAAGTCAAAGCAGTAATTTTTGCCGTCTAACTACGTTTTACTACTTAGTTGATGATAGGTGGTGCGTTACGACGGATTGTTACTTTCAAGTCAAAGCAGTAATTTTTGCCGTCTAACGCACCCTACGTTTTGCTACTCTAAGCTGAAAAGGTCATGGACAGAGTAACATCTACTAACTGCCTTGTCTTCACTAGCGGGGAATATTTGCCTCGACAATTGCCACTTTCTGGGGTATCGGGGGAAGTCCCCACAATCTGAGCTGCTTCCCCTATCTTGACTAATCTCTGTGCCTTAACAAAACCTAGTTAAAAACCCCCACCCTAGCTAGGTTGGACGAGATTATTTAAGCCATAAACCACTTTAGCGGTGATAATCTTATCCTGATCGGTAAGTTCTTCTAACACCTCTTTTCCCTGGACTAAATAGCCAACAACCGAATAACGACCATCCATGAGATTAAACCCCGGAGGAGTTAATTCATTGGGAATAGAGCGATATTGCTTAGTTTTCGGGTCAATAAACCCCTCTTCTGCACCGACGGGATCCCCAGTTTGCACAAAGAAATTATCTTCGCTGCGAATGAAGGGTAAACCGTCATAAAAACCCCGTTGGACTAAATCCACAAAGTTACCCCCATTAATCGGAGCGCTGTAACCATCCACAACGATACCTATCTAAAATACTTGTAGGCTTTTAGGGGAACCCTTGTCAATAGGTGAGAAAACCGATCAAAGCCATTATCAGTTATCAGTTATCAGTTATCAGTTATCAGTTATCAGATGTGAGTTATCAGTTCACCCATTACTGTTTACTGAAAAAAGGCTCCCCAATTCCCCAATTCCCCACTTCCCCAATTCCCCACCTCCCCACTTCCCCACCTCCCCAATTCCCCATCTCCCCAATTCATAATTTATAATTTATAATTCCCACTCCCTTTTTCACCTTTTGACTTCTTATGACTATTATCGTCGATTATCGCTTTCCGCCCGCTATTAATGCCGAAAAACAGGCAAAAACGATCGCTATCGGTCAAACCGCCGGCACTTGGAGCGAGCGCCACAGTCATCGTCAAGAGCAGCTGCAACAACACCTAGCGGAAGTGGTGGGGATCAGGGAGGAAGCCGACGGTTATAAGGTGGCTAGGGTGCGTTTTCCCCAGATAAACGTTGAAAATGACATCGCCAGTCTTTTAACCATGATTTTCGGCAAATATTCCATGGCTGGAGCAGGAAAAGTGGTGGGGGTGTATCTCCCCGAAAGCTACGGCACAAAAGCCAAGCTGGGAATCACAGGAATTAGGCAACGTTTGGGGGTTTATGATCGACCTCTAGTCATGGCAATTTTTAAACCCGCTTTAGGACTATCGGCCCAAGATCACGCCGATATCCTGCGAGAAGTGGCTTTTGCTGGCTTAGACGTGATTAAAGATGATGAAATCATGGCGGATCTTCCCGTGGCTCCCACCCACGAGCGCCTAGATTGTTGTCGCCGAGTTTTGGAGGAAGTGCGGCAGCAAACCGGTAGAAATGTTCTCTATGCGGTCAATGTCACTGGAAAAGCGGACGAATTGCAGAGAAAAGCCCGTTTATTAGTGAAACATGGGGCTAATGCCCTATTATTAAACGTTCTTACCTACGGTTTTTCCGTTTTAGAAGCTTTAGCCAGTGATCCGGCGATCGATGTTCCTATTTTCGCCCATCCTGCCTTTGCCGGAGCGATGTGTGCCGGTAGCGATACGGGATTAGCCTATTCTGTGGTTTTGGGGACGATGATGGCCCACGCAGGAGCCGATGCGGTGCTATATCCCGCCGCCTACGGTAGTTTACCCTTCGATCCGCAGGAGGAGGGCAAAATTCGCGATATTTTGCGCGATAGAAACGTTTTTCCGGTTCCCTCGGCCGGCATTCGTCCAGGTATTGTTCCCCAGGTCCTTGGGGATTACGGACGTAATGTTATCCTCAATGCGGGAACTGGAATTATGGACCACCCATCGGGACCGGCCAGTGGTGTGAGGGCTTTTTTTGAAGCTTTAGCCAGAATAGAAGCGGGTGAGTCCTTTGATCCGGCCAATTTGCCAGAAGGAGCCTTAAAACAGGCAATTCTAGAGTGGGGTTAAGCGCAACTTTTTCAAATGCACTATAGACACATTTTGTCAAGCATTTTTAGAAAATTTAACAAATAACTTCCCGTTTTAGATAGGGTTGCAGCACTTCCGGCACTTTTACTGTCCCGTCCGGCTGTTGATAATTTTCTAGGACAGCGGCCATAGTACGACCGATCGCTAATCCCGAACCGTTGAGGGTGTGGACAAAATTAGTGCCTTTTTGTCCTTTTTCTTTAAAGCGAATATTTGCCCGTCGTGCCTGAAAGTCTCTAAAATTAGAACAACTGGAAATTTCCCGATAGGTATTAGCCGAAGGTAGCCACACTTCTAAGTCATAACATTTGGCTGCCGAAAAACCCAAGTCACCGCTACACAATTCAATCACCCGATAGGGCAACTGTAAAGCTTGCAGGATTGCCTCCGCATTAGCGACTAAACTTTCGTGTTCCCCAGCAGAAGCGTCAGGATGGACGATTTTGACCATTTCCACCTTATTAAATTGATGCAAACGGATCAAGCCCCTCGTATCTTTGCCATAGCTGCCCGCTTCTCGACGAAAACAAGGGGTATAGGCACAGTGTTTGATCGGTAATTGCTCCGATGAGAGGATTTCATCGCGATAAAGGTTAGTTACGGGTACTTCTGCCGTTGGTGCTAACCAAAGCTCATCATCTCGACATTTAAAGCTTTCTTCCGCAAATTTCGGCAGTTGTCCCGTCCCGCGCAGGGAGTCACTATTAATCAAAATTGGCGGTAAAACTTCTGTATAACCGGCGACAATATGGCGATCGAGCATAAAATTAATTAAAGCTCTTTCTAGGGCTGCCCCGAGGGCGATAAGATTAACAAAACGACTCTGGGCGATCTTTACTGCCCGTTCAAAGTCTAAAATGCCCAATTTTTCCCCAATTTCCCAGTGAGGCAAAATATTCGGGTTGGTGGGTTTATATTCCTCTCCCCAGCGTCTGACTTCGACATTTTCCCGTTCATCCTTACCGATGGGAGTGGTTTCACTGGGTAAATTGGGTAAATCTAAGATTTTTTGGTCAATGGCCGCTTTAATGGCTTTTTCCTGCGGTTCTAATTGAGCTAGTTTACTTTTAATCTCGTTTCCTTCTGTTTTCATTGCCAAAATTTCGGGACTGTTGACATCGCTGCCACTTTTCACTTTTTGTCCCACCAGTTTACCGATTTCGTTACCCCGGGCCTGTAAACTGCTGCGTTCTAACTCTAAAGCCTTTTGTTGTTGATTTAACTGGAGAATAGGGGCAATATCATAACTACCTCCCCGACTATCTAAGCGTTTCTGCACTTCCTCTGGATTTTCTCTAATTTGCTTTAGGTCTAACATGGTACGAGTCAGTAAAAAGTAAAAATTAAGTGGGGGAGTCGGAGAATCGGCAGCCCGAGGGGAAATGTTGTCAACCGCTAACCAAAGGTCAATAATAACTCAAAACTTAACTAAAATATCGGTTAAAAGCCGCCGGTAAAATTAGCGGTATATTTAATTGTGGTGTCTGGAGTTAAGTCTCATGCTAAAGTATCTGCCTGTTAAATTACTGCGTTTTTTAGCGATTAGCTGTCTTGTAACGTTAATTTCTCTAGGATTTGACCGTTTACACCCCGTTAAAGCTAATCCCACCCTCATAGCTCAAAATGCTTGGGCCGGGGCCTCCTTCCCCGTGGAAAACTTCCAAACCTACACCTCTGGTTTCGGTTATCGTTTCTCTCCCATGGATGGCAGTCAACAATTTCATGCCGGTTTAGATATGGCCGCACCCTTAGGCAGTTATATTCGCAATTGGTGGACCGGCAGAATCGTCGAATTATCCGATAATACAGGCTGTGGCACCATGATTAAGATGCAATCGGGTCAATGGACGCATATTTATTGTCATCTCATGGGTTCGGTTCAATCCGATAGCCGCGGTACTTTTTTGATTGACAGGTCAGGAGGAATCGTCCTTACTCTCGGTCAGGATATACCAGCAGGGGCCCGCATGGCTAGAGTGGGAATGACCGGACGCACCACCGGACCACACCTGCACTGGGGACTGATGTACGGCAATCAATACGTTGACCCCGCTTTGGTTTTAAATGCTATGTACGGATCTAATCCTTCCGGTAATACTTAAGAGAATCTGCGATCGCATTCTGTTGAGAAAAAACATCGCTGCCCGGATTTAGTGAATAACGAGGGACACTGCTAAAATTAAGCTGATCGATTCAGGTATATCCAGATAAAATGCGAATATTAACCCTTGTACCGGGAGGAATTAGCAATCAACTGCTGTTTTTTCCCACTCTAGAAACCCTCCGGCAAACTTACCCCCAAAGCAGCATTGATGTTTTGGTCGAACCTAGGGCAAAGGCTGCCTATCGTCTCTGTCCCCAGGTTAAGGAAGTGCTTTTATTTGACTATCGAGATCAGTACGGATTAGCGGATTATTTAAATATTTTGGGAGTAATTCGGGACCGGGAGTACGAAATCGCCATTAGTCTCACCAATCGTCCTGCTATCAATCTTTTACTCTGGTTAAATGGTGTTCCCAACCGTATAGGCTATGAAAATAATGGCAGCTGGTTCTTATCGGAACAAGTACCCCGGCCAACGGAAGGCTATCTAGCGGATAATTATCACGCACTGGTCAAAGGGTTAAAGATTGCCCCACCCTGTCCACCTTTAAAACTAACCTTGAATCGCGATGATATCGATTGGGCCGAAATGGAGCAGCAACGCCTCAACATCAAGGATAGCGGCTATATTCTCCTCTACGCCGGCGGTAGCGATCTGAGCATCAGCCAAGGACTGGAAACGCTTTATCCCCTGGAGAGTTGGCTAGAAATTATCCAAGGCATTCGCCATCAACAACCGGATTTACCAATTGTCGCGATCCAGGGAGAATTGGATGAAGCTTGGGTTTTAGCACTCAAAGCCATGGATAATAACTTAAAAGTGTCCAGAACGGCCGATATCGGTAAAATGGCCGCTATGATCGCCGGGGCTAATTTATTGTTAGCTACCGAAAGTGTCCCTTTACAGTTAGCCGTGGCCGTGGGAACCTATACCCTATCTCTGCTGGTTCCTTCGTTGTCTAAGAGAGTTTTACCGAGCGGGGGAGAGCTGCATCGATATATTGAGGCTAATACGGGAAAAGTCGCCGATATTACTCCCGAAACTGTCCTGAAAAAGATTTGGGGCAGGTAAATAATCGGGTTTCGATCGCTTTTCTTGTGGCTCGAAACCCGAAAAAAATCGGCATCAAGGCTCAATTTTGCGATTGAGATAACTGACTTTTCAAGGATTCTAGGGAGGCCCAACGACCATCGATGGCAGTATTTTCCGGAAGCAGAAAATCGGGTGGTTGACAATTGGCTCCGCAGAGTTGACGGGGGGGCAAAGTTAGACACAACTGCTCGTATAACCACATTTGCGGGTCAAAATCCCCGTTAGGATCGAGGGTTTCCGAGAGGTCTTCGTAGGCTATTTCTCGCTCTAGAGGATAGGAGCTATCGTAGTCTTTATTTTTGTCTAGCCAGATTAATTCGGAAGTGTTTAATTGCAGACGATGATTATATTGTTGTAAACAGCGATCGCAGGTTAAGGTGACGATGGTTTCTGCTTTCACCGATACTTCCAAAAAATTGCCCCCATGTCTAACCAGCAAGGTCCCCCGCACCGGTGTCAAGGTTTCTAGACCAGGGATAAAATTATCGATGATGATCACTCTTTGTCGATCAGGAGATTTGAGGAGGTGGGGGATAAAAATAGTTTCCATAGATAACTCCTGTATCATTTATCGGTTATCAACTGCGTTAGCGAGTAACGCCATCATAATTGCTCGGTGACAATCTTTCTTTTATTAGTTTATCGCAGCCCCGACCTCTAGAGACATAGACCAGTCCTAGACTGTGGGGTGTAGGGTGTATTTTCAGTGAACAGTGAACAGTAAACAGTAATCAGTGAACTGAAAACTCACATCTGATAACTGATAACTGATAACTGATAACTGATAACTGACTCCTGGATTTGACAGGCTGTCTGTTGATCGATCGAGAAAGTTTCCTCAGAATTGGGAGTATATGCACAAAGATACTCCTATGTCAACGGTTTTGAAAAATTTTCTTCCTCGCCTCGGTGGATTGGTTATTGTTGCACTGCTCTGCTCGCTTGTGCTGGGGGGATTGCCTCGGCAGGGAAAAGCAGCTCAATCAGTACATTTATCCTACTGGTTGCGATCGGGAATTGAACAACTAGAGGCGGGTAATTATCAGCAAGCTTTGCAGGATTTCAATCAGTCGGTCGAACAGGAAAATAACTTGGCCCTAGCCTACAGTAATCGCTGTTTAACTGAGATTTATTTACAGGATTATCTGCACGCGTGGCAAGACTGCACTCGCTCTTTACAACAGCAATCCGATAATTATCTAGCCTATTTCCATCGGGGTTTAGCTTTTTATCGTTTGGGAGATTATCCACAGGCGCTGACCGATTATAACCAGACTATCCGACTAAAACCCACCTATTATCAAG
This portion of the Microcystis aeruginosa NIES-2549 genome encodes:
- a CDS encoding glycosyltransferase family 9 protein, with protein sequence MRILTLVPGGISNQLLFFPTLETLRQTYPQSSIDVLVEPRAKAAYRLCPQVKEVLLFDYRDQYGLADYLNILGVIRDREYEIAISLTNRPAINLLLWLNGVPNRIGYENNGSWFLSEQVPRPTEGYLADNYHALVKGLKIAPPCPPLKLTLNRDDIDWAEMEQQRLNIKDSGYILLYAGGSDLSISQGLETLYPLESWLEIIQGIRHQQPDLPIVAIQGELDEAWVLALKAMDNNLKVSRTADIGKMAAMIAGANLLLATESVPLQLAVAVGTYTLSLLVPSLSKRVLPSGGELHRYIEANTGKVADITPETVLKKIWGR
- a CDS encoding M23 family metallopeptidase; translation: MLKYLPVKLLRFLAISCLVTLISLGFDRLHPVKANPTLIAQNAWAGASFPVENFQTYTSGFGYRFSPMDGSQQFHAGLDMAAPLGSYIRNWWTGRIVELSDNTGCGTMIKMQSGQWTHIYCHLMGSVQSDSRGTFLIDRSGGIVLTLGQDIPAGARMARVGMTGRTTGPHLHWGLMYGNQYVDPALVLNAMYGSNPSGNT
- the serS gene encoding serine--tRNA ligase, which encodes MLDLKQIRENPEEVQKRLDSRGGSYDIAPILQLNQQQKALELERSSLQARGNEIGKLVGQKVKSGSDVNSPEILAMKTEGNEIKSKLAQLEPQEKAIKAAIDQKILDLPNLPSETTPIGKDERENVEVRRWGEEYKPTNPNILPHWEIGEKLGILDFERAVKIAQSRFVNLIALGAALERALINFMLDRHIVAGYTEVLPPILINSDSLRGTGQLPKFAEESFKCRDDELWLAPTAEVPVTNLYRDEILSSEQLPIKHCAYTPCFRREAGSYGKDTRGLIRLHQFNKVEMVKIVHPDASAGEHESLVANAEAILQALQLPYRVIELCSGDLGFSAAKCYDLEVWLPSANTYREISSCSNFRDFQARRANIRFKEKGQKGTNFVHTLNGSGLAIGRTMAAVLENYQQPDGTVKVPEVLQPYLKREVIC
- a CDS encoding YceD family protein, coding for METIFIPHLLKSPDRQRVIIIDNFIPGLETLTPVRGTLLVRHGGNFLEVSVKAETIVTLTCDRCLQQYNHRLQLNTSELIWLDKNKDYDSSYPLEREIAYEDLSETLDPNGDFDPQMWLYEQLCLTLPPRQLCGANCQPPDFLLPENTAIDGRWASLESLKSQLSQSQN
- a CDS encoding 2,3-diketo-5-methylthiopentyl-1-phosphate enolase, yielding MTIIVDYRFPPAINAEKQAKTIAIGQTAGTWSERHSHRQEQLQQHLAEVVGIREEADGYKVARVRFPQINVENDIASLLTMIFGKYSMAGAGKVVGVYLPESYGTKAKLGITGIRQRLGVYDRPLVMAIFKPALGLSAQDHADILREVAFAGLDVIKDDEIMADLPVAPTHERLDCCRRVLEEVRQQTGRNVLYAVNVTGKADELQRKARLLVKHGANALLLNVLTYGFSVLEALASDPAIDVPIFAHPAFAGAMCAGSDTGLAYSVVLGTMMAHAGADAVLYPAAYGSLPFDPQEEGKIRDILRDRNVFPVPSAGIRPGIVPQVLGDYGRNVILNAGTGIMDHPSGPASGVRAFFEALARIEAGESFDPANLPEGALKQAILEWG